GCGCCGATTTTTTTCAAGAACTGAATTTCCGCCACAGTTTCATACGTTGGTCCTTGCAAACCGCAATACACTCCTTGCTGCAAAGGAATTTTATTTTTCAGCGCGACATTCTTTGCAAGTTGCTGAAGATGTTCGTTGTAGAAAGAATGATGCGAGATGTGAGATGTGAGATGTGAGTTTCCTTGCTCCTTGCTCCTTGCTCTATGCTCTAAGCTCTTCGCTCTTTGCTGTAATGGATTCAAGAACGTCAAATTGATATGGTCGGTGAGTAACATCAAATTTCCCTGCGTAAAATTTTTATTGATTCCACCGGCAGCATTCGTAACGATGAGCGTTTGAATTCCGAGCGCGTGTGCAATGTGAATCGGATACAAAACTTTTTCAAGGTTTCCCGATTCGTAAAAATGTATTCTTCCTTGAAACGCAAGCAACGGAATATTTTTCAACTTCCCGAAAATCAGTTTTCCTTTATGTCCTTCGACAGTTGAAACGGGATAATGCGGAATGGTCGAAGTATCAATGACGGTTTTGTTTTTCAATCCATCGCCAAAATCTCCCAATCCCGAACCGAGAATAATTGCAATCGTCGGTCGAAGTTTTGTTTTCGATTTGATGAATGCTGAAGATTCTTTTACAAAATTATTTTTCATAAGTAACAAAATAGAACACGGATGACACCGATGCAACGGATTTTTTACGGATAAAAATCTGTGAATATCTGTCTAATCCGTGTCATCAGTATTCTATACTTCAAAAAAATCGTAACTCGTAAATTGTAAATCTAAAATCACAAAGAAAGCATTCCACCAATCGTTGCTGTCATCAAAGTTGCTAACATACCGCCGAGAACAGCGCGCAAACCCAAAGCGGCAATATCTTTTCTTCGTTCGGGAGCCATCGGAGAAATTCCACCAATCTGAATTGCGATGGAAGAAAAATTTGCAAAACCACAGAGTGCATACGTTGCCATCATAGACGTTTTTTCTCCAATCATTCCGTTCTTAATTAAATTTGCCAAATCAAGATACGCGACAAATTCATTCAATACGATTTTAGTTCCGATTAAACTTCCAAAGTGCAGAGCATCATTCCACGGAACGCCAATCGCAACTGCAACAAATTGAAACACCATTCCGAACAGCAGTTGCATACTCAACGGTTGTCCGAATGTGTGTAGAAAATAATCGTTGACATGCAACACTCCGCCAAACCACGTAAGAATTGCATTGAACATTGTAATGAGTGCAATGAACGCAAGCAACATTCCGCCGACATTGAGAGCAAGTTGCAATCCATCGCTTGCTCCACCTGCTGCTGCTTCAACAAAATTGGATGCGTTTTTTTCTACTTCAAGTTTTACTGTTCCGCGCGTTACGGGTTCATCCATTTCAGGATAAAGAATTTTTGAAATTGCGAGAGATGCAGGCGCTGCCATAACACTTGCAGCAAGAAGTTGTACGGCAAATTTTAATTGCGCAACGTCGAGCGGTTGATGCGTGTATTCTGCGAACGAACTTCCAAGCATTTGAATATATGCTGCCATTACTCCTCCTGCGATTGTTGCCATTCCTCCAATCATAATTGTTAGCAGTTCAGATTGCGTCATTGATTTTACATACGGGCGGATGAGTAGCGGCGCTTCTGTTTGTCCGACAAAAATATTTGCCGTGTTGGAAAGTGATTCTGCACCGCTCGTTCCCATCAATCGAGCCATAACCCACGCCATTGCTTTTACAACGCGTTGCAAAATTCCTAAGTAATACAAAACGGACGTGAGCGACGAAACGAAAATAATTGTCGGCAATACTTGAAAAGCAAAAAAGAAACCGAGTGAGTTTGTCATTCCCGGAGAGATTGCGAGACTTCCGAAAACAAATTTTGCGCCTTCACTCGTGAATCCGAGAAGTGCAACAACGCCGGAACCGATTCCTTCAATAATTGCTTTGGGCCAACCGAGAACGAAGAAAATGTTTTTCAATGGTTCGCTCCATAAAATAAAAATTGCGAAGATAAGTTGAATGATAAGTCCCATTCCAACTAATTTCCAATTCACATTTTTTTTGTTGTTAGAAAATGCGAATGCAATGCCAAGAATAACAGCAACGCCAAGTACGCCGCGAAGAACGGAGAGAGAATCCAT
This genomic stretch from Ignavibacteria bacterium harbors:
- a CDS encoding NupC/NupG family nucleoside CNT transporter, with the protein product MDSLSVLRGVLGVAVILGIAFAFSNNKKNVNWKLVGMGLIIQLIFAIFILWSEPLKNIFFVLGWPKAIIEGIGSGVVALLGFTSEGAKFVFGSLAISPGMTNSLGFFFAFQVLPTIIFVSSLTSVLYYLGILQRVVKAMAWVMARLMGTSGAESLSNTANIFVGQTEAPLLIRPYVKSMTQSELLTIMIGGMATIAGGVMAAYIQMLGSSFAEYTHQPLDVAQLKFAVQLLAASVMAAPASLAISKILYPEMDEPVTRGTVKLEVEKNASNFVEAAAGGASDGLQLALNVGGMLLAFIALITMFNAILTWFGGVLHVNDYFLHTFGQPLSMQLLFGMVFQFVAVAIGVPWNDALHFGSLIGTKIVLNEFVAYLDLANLIKNGMIGEKTSMMATYALCGFANFSSIAIQIGGISPMAPERRKDIAALGLRAVLGGMLATLMTATIGGMLSL
- a CDS encoding purine-nucleoside phosphorylase — translated: MKNNFVKESSAFIKSKTKLRPTIAIILGSGLGDFGDGLKNKTVIDTSTIPHYPVSTVEGHKGKLIFGKLKNIPLLAFQGRIHFYESGNLEKVLYPIHIAHALGIQTLIVTNAAGGINKNFTQGNLMLLTDHINLTFLNPLQQRAKSLEHRARSKEQGNSHLTSHISHHSFYNEHLQQLAKNVALKNKIPLQQGVYCGLQGPTYETVAEIQFLKKIGADAVGMSTVNEVTLAAHYGMNVVGFSCITNLGTGISPTKLSHAEVTETGNRVKKQFAQLISLLIEKIAKE